From Arachis stenosperma cultivar V10309 chromosome 2, arast.V10309.gnm1.PFL2, whole genome shotgun sequence, one genomic window encodes:
- the LOC130962406 gene encoding putative disease resistance RPP13-like protein 1 produces MAEALVVGALVSGSISLVLNRLISPEFVNSVVSKKLDRKLVERLKTALLAAEALAADAEQKQFGNNRVRKWLDSLRDALYTADDLLDRALIKAEIRKKVRIRLPLRLNLSVREMVAKINEVVKRIEDLQKLKDSLGLKEIPTGSSSWKPPSTSLVKGNVYGRDGDQQALMKMLNDNNHHNLSVISIVGMGGVGKTTLAQCLYNNMDLMDGVDLKAWICVSEHFDVVETTKNVIKGISSGVCSLDSFDLLQQDLKEKLSEKKFFIVLDDVWSEDADMWNSFITPFQHGRMGSTILLTTRMENVGGIVRHYNSYPLKELSDDYCWSIFADNASFPESNGSSELEGIGRKIVERCDGLPLAAETLGRLLRSKHDAGEWNKVLSSDIWQFSMIDSKIVPALLISYYHLPAHLKRCFVYCSLYPKDHEFDKGELILL; encoded by the coding sequence ATGGCTGAAGCACTTGTTGTTGGAGCTTTAGTTTCTGGCTCCATCAGCCTTGTTCTTAACAGGCTCATTTCACCTGAGTTTGTCAACTCGGTGGTGAGCAAGAAGCTGGACCGAAAGTTGGTTGAGAGGCTCAAGACTGCTCTCTTGGCTGCAGAAGCTCTGGCCGCTGACGCCGAGCAGAAGCAGTTTGGAAACAATCGTGTGAGGAAATGGCTTGATAGTCTCAGGGATGCTCTCTACACTGCTGATGACTTGTTGGACCGTGCCTTAATCAAAGCTGAAATTCGCAAGAAGGTACGCATTCGCCTTCCTCTCCGCCTTAATTTATCTGTTAGGGAGATGGTGGCTAAGATAAACGAGGTGGTTAAAAGAATAGAAGATCTTCAGAAACTTAAAGATAGCCTTGGTCTGAAAGAGATTCCAACGGGTAGCTCCTCATGGAAACCTCCATCCACTTCTCTTGTAAAGGGGAATGTGTACGGCAGGGATGGTGATCAACAGGCACTAATGAAGATGCTCAATGACAACAATCATCATAACTTGTCCGTCATCTCTATTGTTGGTATGGGTGGGGTTGGTAAAACTACTTTAGCACAATGCCTCTACAACAATATGGATTTGATGGACGGGGTTGATCTGAAAGCATGGATTTGTGTTTCTGAACATTTTGACGTCGTTGAGACTACTAAGAATGTTATAAAGGGGATCTCTTCAGGTGTTTGTAGTCTTGACAGCTTTGATTTACTTCAACAAGATTTGAAGGAAAAACTGTCAGAAAAGAAGTTCTTCATTGTTTTGGACGATGTTTGGAGTGAAGATGCTGACATGTGGAATAGTTTTATCACCCCTTTTCAACATGGGAGAATGGGAAGCACTATTCTTCTAACTACTCGCATGGAAAATGTTGGTGGAATAGTCCGACACTATAACTCTTACCCTCTCAAGGAACTGTCAGATGATTATTGTTGGTCCATTTTTGCAGACAATGCATCCTTTCCTGAATCAAATGGGAGCTCAGAACTGGAAGGAATAGGTAGAAAGATTGTCGAGAGGTGTGATGGCTTGCCGTTAGCTGCAGAAACACTTGGACGCTTGTTGCGGTCAAAGCATGATGCTGGGGAATGGAATAAAGTACTATCTAGTGATATTTGGCAATTTTCTATGATAGACAGTAAGATCGTTCCTGCATTGTTAATAAGCTACTATCATTTGCCTGCTCATTTGAAACGCTGCTTTGTTTATTGTTCGTTGTATCCCAAAGATCA